CTATTGCCGCCGGAATCAGCGGCGCGGCTGGGCATCCGCATGACACTGGGCCGGCTCCAACGCCAGGGCAAAGTCAAAGTCCTGCGCGACGCCGATACCGGCCAGGACCGGGTCTGCCTGGCAGAAGACCTGGTTTTGAGGAATAAATGGATATCCGCACTGAAAAGCTCACCTAACGTGCTTTAAAACCTAACCACAAAGAATACTAAATAATGACTTTGGCGCCTTTGTGGTGAATAATTTCTGTCTACTATTATTAACCGTTTTCTTACTCCGGAGCGGGTTGTTCCGCAGGCGTCTGACTGGACAGGCTGTAACTCAACCTAGTTTCCGGTATGGATTTGATGAATTCCAGGCCCTCGGGTGTGTAATAGCGGTGCCGGATGTTCCGGGTCAGAACCAGATTCCCATCCTCGCCTTTAAGAAAGTTGAGCTGGCGCAGTTGCTCATTCTTGTATTCCTTAAAATCGCTGTAGAAGATATCGATATAAGCTGACAGGCTGTTATTGGTCGGTCCGAACCCCTGTGCGTAGAGGTATTTCTGTTCGAGCACGTCGCCGACGTCTATCATATTCTGATAGCGCTTGTTCTTATCCTTGGCCAACATCTTCATAATGATTAATGACAACGATTCGGGAATGTCGGTCCGGAACTGATGCGGCGGAATGATTTCACGGGACATCTGGTCTATGACCCAGTTCCTTTGCTCTTCAAATGACAACCGCCGGGGATAGGTGTAGGGATGGATGCCGGTAATGAGCTCGTAGGCCACCAGGCCGAGCGAAAAGATGTCGGTGCGAGTGTCTATACCCTCCTGCTTAATCTGTTCCGGCGACATATAGGCCAGTTTGCCGGCGAAGAATTTCATTTCCTCTTGCGTCTGGGCGGCCACGCCAAAGTCGGACAGCTTGCAGACTCCGTGGTTGTTAATCAGAATATTACCGGGCGAGATGTCGCGGTGGATGATATACTGGTGCGCATAACCCAACGCCCGGCAGATGCGGCTGATGATGAAGCCGGTCAGTTCGCATGGTATAAGCAGATGTTTTTCCAGGTGGTCGCTATAAAGGGTCTGCAAGTCCGGCCCCTGGACATAGTCCATGGCGATGAAATAAAGCTTGCGATTGTCCGGCGCGTGTGACGGATGTATTTTATGAGTAGACAAGACCGGCTGTTTCCGGTTAAGCATCTGCCCTATCGGAGAAAAATGGTTGTAACGCCGCTGATCCTTGGGCTGACCGGCTGAAAGAGAATCTATCTCGCCGCGAAACGACGGCGGTAACGACGATACCGGTAATGACTCCATACCGTAAGTCTTGACGATATTTTCATGCCGAAGCATAGTGGCAATATTGGCTTCGTGCTTTAGCCGACTTTCGTGCTCTTTGGAAAGCGTCTTAACCGTTTTCAGAACGACATAGTCATTGACGCCTTCGGTATGCTTTTCGGCCAGGAAAACTATACCCATACCGCCCCGGCCTATCTCGTCTACCAACGTATAGGTGGAAGTGGAATGGAA
This Candidatus Brocadiia bacterium DNA region includes the following protein-coding sequences:
- a CDS encoding serine/threonine-protein kinase — its product is MSNSELAGISFHSTSTYTLVDEIGRGGMGIVFLAEKHTEGVNDYVVLKTVKTLSKEHESRLKHEANIATMLRHENIVKTYGMESLPVSSLPPSFRGEIDSLSAGQPKDQRRYNHFSPIGQMLNRKQPVLSTHKIHPSHAPDNRKLYFIAMDYVQGPDLQTLYSDHLEKHLLIPCELTGFIISRICRALGYAHQYIIHRDISPGNILINNHGVCKLSDFGVAAQTQEEMKFFAGKLAYMSPEQIKQEGIDTRTDIFSLGLVAYELITGIHPYTYPRRLSFEEQRNWVIDQMSREIIPPHQFRTDIPESLSLIIMKMLAKDKNKRYQNMIDVGDVLEQKYLYAQGFGPTNNSLSAYIDIFYSDFKEYKNEQLRQLNFLKGEDGNLVLTRNIRHRYYTPEGLEFIKSIPETRLSYSLSSQTPAEQPAPE